The genomic segment GGCGGGCCGGGCTTTGCGACGACCGTGCCCGCGCTGCTGATGTACTACACGGCCACCCGCGACGGCGAGTACGGGTACGCGATGGCGATTGCCGTCCTGCTGATGGTGCTGGTGGTCGTCCTGACCGCCCTTTCGCGCCTGCTGAGCCGGGGGAGCCGGTGAAGCGGGGCGGCCTAACCGTGGGCGAGGTGATACGGCAAGGGCTGCTGCTGCTGTTCGGCCTGCTCGCCCTTTTCCCGCTGTATTTCAGCGTCGTCAACTCATTTAAGGACCGGGTGCAGTACGCCGAGAACCTGCTGAACCTGCCCTTCCCGGCCCACCCGGAGAATTACACGTTGGCCTGGGCACAGATTCAGGGGCCGCTGCTGAACTCGGTGGTCGTGACCCTGGCGAGCGTGCTGGCGACGCTGGTGTTCGCCAGCCTCAGCGCCTACGCCTTCGCGCTGATGGACTTTCCGGGGCGGCACCTGCTGTTCGGGGTCACCTTCGCGCTGCTGCTGGTGCCCGAGTTCCTGACCCTGATTCCGCTGTACGTCCAGATTCAGGCGCTCACGCTGCCCAGCAACTACCTCGCGATCATCCTGCCCACGGTCGCTGCCGGACAGCCCTTCGCCATCCTGGTGCTGCGGGCCGCGTTCGAGGCGATTCCGCGCGACATGCTGGAAGCCGCGCGGCTCGACTGGGCCGGGCACCTCGCGCTGCTGCGGCGGATCGTGCTGCCCGTCAGCCTGCCCGTCCTCGTCAGCGTGGCGATCATCCGGCTGATTCCGGTGTGGAACGAGTACCTGCTGCCCTCGCTGGTCCTCGACGAGCGGCACCGCACCCTGCCCGTCGCGCTCGTGGCCTTTCAGGGGGGCGGGGCGGCCACGGCGGTCACGCCGAACTACGGGGCGTTGATGGCCTCCTACGTGCTGGCGGCGGTGCCGCTGGTGCTGCTGTTCGCCTTCCTGATGCGCTA from the Deinococcus sp. NW-56 genome contains:
- a CDS encoding carbohydrate ABC transporter permease, producing MGEVIRQGLLLLFGLLALFPLYFSVVNSFKDRVQYAENLLNLPFPAHPENYTLAWAQIQGPLLNSVVVTLASVLATLVFASLSAYAFALMDFPGRHLLFGVTFALLLVPEFLTLIPLYVQIQALTLPSNYLAIILPTVAAGQPFAILVLRAAFEAIPRDMLEAARLDWAGHLALLRRIVLPVSLPVLVSVAIIRLIPVWNEYLLPSLVLDERHRTLPVALVAFQGGGAATAVTPNYGALMASYVLAAVPLVLLFAFLMRYYIQGVTSGGVKG